A genomic region of Exiguobacterium sp. Helios contains the following coding sequences:
- a CDS encoding ABC transporter permease, whose protein sequence is MWRGNAWPATLLITGMVVYGLFVSLSMTTWEDYSRLFRDPVFLESIGISLYVAVSSTVLSVLIGAWLAGFFAKQTGWTAQVLAVPLFLPHLGAAYLAILYLSDLPVIGPHEVNQFSIILTYLYKEIPFVFFYLLPVYRRLDHRYEELGLMLGLSRLKRFWHGKGVFLLFPVLEAAFIVFAFTLFAYEVPALLGVTYPKLIGVYTFDLYTQGDLSRQPEAFAISVLLTGILFLLLVIFTRTIRPLTERISKGRVE, encoded by the coding sequence GTGTGGCGCGGTAATGCCTGGCCAGCCACCTTGCTGATTACCGGTATGGTCGTTTATGGTCTTTTCGTCAGTCTGTCGATGACGACTTGGGAAGATTACAGCCGATTGTTCCGAGACCCGGTATTTTTGGAAAGTATCGGGATCAGTTTATACGTGGCAGTCAGCAGTACGGTACTGTCTGTATTGATCGGGGCCTGGCTGGCTGGATTTTTCGCCAAACAAACGGGGTGGACGGCGCAGGTTTTGGCCGTTCCGTTATTTTTACCCCATCTTGGCGCCGCCTATTTGGCCATTCTTTATTTGAGCGATTTACCGGTCATCGGTCCGCATGAAGTGAATCAATTCAGTATCATCCTGACGTATCTCTACAAAGAAATTCCGTTTGTCTTTTTTTATTTGTTACCGGTTTACCGGCGCCTTGATCACCGGTATGAAGAACTCGGATTAATGCTCGGACTGTCGCGACTGAAACGGTTTTGGCATGGAAAAGGCGTATTTTTACTGTTTCCCGTCCTCGAGGCAGCGTTCATTGTTTTTGCCTTTACCTTATTTGCTTACGAAGTCCCGGCGCTGCTCGGTGTGACGTATCCGAAGCTGATTGGCGTCTATACGTTTGATTTATATACGCAAGGGGATTTATCCCGTCAACCGGAAGCCTTTGCCATCAGTGTTCTTTTGACCGGAATCTTATTTTTGCTGTTAGTGATCTTTACACGTACGATTCGTCCGTTAACGGAGCGGATCAGTAAGGGGCGGGTAGAATGA
- a CDS encoding ABC transporter permease: MKRRAITAVIGLLVLVPLLGLIPSTWTWNPRLLETLTTTVSMIAVLTLLNHLIGYVTGKAIAFRAGRLIRYMELLISLPLFLPVLLLSFGLYLTWIRLGLADQFIGVLLVLLLPTLPYTIRMYTNAFQALGEQMMEQMVLIEPSRLKRFLFLTGPMMRSAIQSVTLLVTVIALSQYALVTLIGGGVVQMIALEAFPLYSGNSLVAAKEATIWLLVLPFLIYFVQLILLEGWVQVVRRLLDGRYDSARQ; this comes from the coding sequence ATGAAGAGAAGGGCAATAACAGCAGTAATCGGATTGCTAGTACTCGTTCCGTTACTCGGATTGATTCCGTCGACCTGGACCTGGAACCCGCGATTATTGGAAACGTTGACGACAACGGTTTCAATGATTGCGGTCTTGACATTGCTCAATCATTTGATTGGTTATGTCACAGGAAAGGCGATTGCGTTTCGGGCGGGACGACTCATCCGGTATATGGAACTGTTGATCAGTTTGCCGCTTTTCCTGCCGGTGTTATTATTGTCGTTTGGTCTCTATCTGACGTGGATCCGGTTAGGGCTCGCCGATCAATTTATCGGTGTACTGTTGGTTTTACTGCTTCCGACGTTACCGTACACGATCCGGATGTATACGAATGCGTTTCAAGCACTGGGTGAACAGATGATGGAGCAAATGGTGTTGATTGAACCAAGCCGGTTGAAACGGTTTCTTTTTTTGACAGGACCGATGATGCGTTCTGCGATCCAGTCCGTCACGTTACTTGTAACGGTCATCGCCTTGAGTCAGTATGCGCTCGTTACCTTAATCGGGGGCGGAGTCGTTCAAATGATTGCCCTTGAAGCGTTTCCGCTCTATTCCGGCAATTCCTTGGTTGCCGCTAAAGAAGCGACGATTTGGTTATTGGTTTTACCTTTTTTGATTTATTTTGTGCAACTCATTTTATTAGAAGGATGGGTGCAAGTAGTTCGGAGGCTGTTAGATGGACGTTACGATTCAGCACGTCAATAA
- a CDS encoding ABC transporter ATP-binding protein produces MDVTIQHVNKRFGQKQVLQAIDLHIPSGQCVALVGPSGSGKTTLLRLIAGLEKVSGGIIRFGETDMTHVAPNQRGVTMLFQRPLLFPHLTVGQNIRIGMATGRQQDVQEWLTKVGLTGRADAYVHELSGGEQQRASLARALASGPNFLLLDEPFSSLDLPRRRELRTLIRRLTVAEGVTTLLVTHDREEAMAMADYVYVMEQGQIIDQGHPIELAQKSPFFGDGLYLDGEWYPLSEVKLVLRPTNGSQERVTITKELTQYGVRFYEVERQTGERLVVQTTETFSEKVTAYLVRKEG; encoded by the coding sequence ATGGACGTTACGATTCAGCACGTCAATAAACGATTTGGCCAAAAACAAGTCCTGCAGGCGATTGATTTACACATTCCGTCCGGTCAATGTGTTGCACTTGTTGGTCCGAGTGGAAGCGGGAAAACGACGCTGCTGCGATTGATTGCAGGTCTTGAGAAAGTATCAGGCGGTATCATTCGTTTCGGTGAAACCGACATGACGCACGTTGCTCCAAATCAACGGGGGGTGACGATGTTGTTCCAACGTCCGTTACTGTTCCCTCATTTGACGGTCGGACAAAATATCCGGATTGGTATGGCGACAGGTCGTCAACAGGACGTCCAAGAGTGGTTGACCAAAGTCGGATTAACAGGGCGGGCCGATGCCTATGTCCATGAATTATCCGGCGGAGAGCAACAACGGGCCAGTCTTGCACGGGCTTTGGCAAGCGGACCGAATTTCCTGTTGCTTGACGAACCATTCTCAAGTCTTGATTTACCACGCCGCCGTGAACTGCGGACGCTGATTCGGCGCTTAACGGTCGCAGAAGGTGTGACGACGTTACTTGTCACGCATGACCGTGAGGAAGCGATGGCGATGGCGGATTATGTTTACGTCATGGAACAGGGACAAATCATTGATCAGGGACATCCGATTGAATTAGCGCAAAAAAGTCCATTTTTTGGTGACGGATTGTATCTGGACGGAGAGTGGTATCCGTTATCCGAAGTGAAGTTGGTCTTAAGACCGACGAACGGATCACAGGAACGTGTTACGATTACGAAAGAGCTGACACAGTACGGTGTTCGATTTTATGAAGTTGAACGCCAGACGGGAGAGCGGCTTGTCGTTCAAACGACAGAGACGTTCAGTGAGAAAGTGACAGCTTATCTTGTGAGGAAGGAGGGGTAG
- a CDS encoding CDP-alcohol phosphatidyltransferase family protein, producing MLDTRARKVVQPLFEQMATLLKKMGLSANQVTIISGIIGASTGFFVYNDMMGIAILLLWLSGALDVVDGTMARREKTTPIGTILDLVLDRIVELSVLIGIALRFPETQVVILLLVASFVIGMTMFLAIGAVSDNYGFKSFQYQPGLVERTEGFLFLTAMLLFPSAIIWIAVIFLIAELYTVGERFYQASKVLR from the coding sequence ATGTTAGATACGCGCGCCAGAAAAGTCGTCCAGCCCCTTTTTGAGCAAATGGCGACATTATTGAAGAAGATGGGGCTTTCAGCCAACCAAGTGACAATCATTTCCGGCATCATCGGTGCTTCGACCGGTTTCTTTGTCTATAACGATATGATGGGAATTGCAATTTTATTATTATGGCTGTCGGGAGCGCTTGATGTCGTCGATGGCACGATGGCACGACGGGAAAAAACAACGCCGATCGGAACGATTCTTGATTTAGTCCTCGACCGGATCGTGGAATTATCCGTCCTGATTGGTATTGCCCTGCGCTTTCCGGAGACGCAGGTCGTTATTTTATTACTCGTCGCTTCATTCGTCATCGGTATGACGATGTTTCTTGCAATCGGTGCAGTCAGCGATAATTACGGATTCAAATCATTTCAGTATCAGCCGGGTCTTGTCGAACGGACGGAAGGATTTCTTTTCCTGACTGCAATGTTACTGTTCCCAAGCGCCATCATTTGGATTGCCGTCATCTTTTTGATTGCTGAATTGTACACAGTCGGCGAACGGTTTTATCAAGCGTCGAAGGTGTTGCGATGA
- a CDS encoding NUDIX domain-containing protein, with the protein MSESEQLMVVDSSGQRLYPETRETVHRDGLWHETFHCFVIDLDKGHVLLQQRAKQKKDFPDLIDITAAGHLLAGETPRDGIRELKEEIGLVRQFNQLFPLGVFLEELIVGDLKDRERVHLFLADSPMPLEHYVLQTEEVSRLIALPFSEFVRLADGTAETFETVDQEILRRNQFVPHPLAYFRRVSEGIQAYRVQQM; encoded by the coding sequence ATGAGTGAATCGGAACAGTTGATGGTCGTCGATTCATCCGGTCAGCGGCTGTATCCGGAGACCCGGGAAACGGTACACCGGGATGGATTATGGCATGAAACGTTTCATTGCTTTGTCATTGATCTCGACAAAGGACACGTTTTGTTACAGCAACGGGCGAAGCAGAAAAAGGATTTTCCGGATTTGATTGATATCACGGCTGCCGGACATCTGCTCGCAGGTGAGACGCCAAGGGATGGAATCCGCGAACTCAAAGAAGAGATTGGGCTTGTCCGGCAGTTTAATCAGTTGTTCCCCCTTGGCGTTTTCCTGGAAGAGTTGATAGTAGGGGACTTGAAAGATCGTGAACGAGTCCATCTGTTCCTGGCGGATTCACCAATGCCGCTCGAACATTATGTCCTGCAAACAGAAGAGGTCAGTCGATTGATCGCCTTACCATTTTCTGAATTTGTACGACTGGCAGACGGGACAGCAGAAACGTTTGAGACAGTTGATCAAGAAATCCTCCGGCGAAATCAATTCGTCCCGCATCCGCTTGCATACTTTAGACGTGTGAGCGAAGGGATTCAAGCATATCGTGTACAACAAATGTAA
- a CDS encoding PadR family transcriptional regulator: MALRFALLGLLTQGEATGYDLSTTFKKQMTHFWTAHHTQIYRELLKMEDDQLVTSVYIVQEDLPDKKVYSITEAGQTALVAWLRAPSEFKPKMKDENLMRVSLLHLLPPDEAILYLEESKRHHQFAVDMMKVWRKDHLENGATLGETLTSEYGLRMMLNYLDWCDWAMEEIKKSQTNV; encoded by the coding sequence GTGGCGTTACGATTTGCATTGCTCGGACTGCTAACTCAAGGAGAAGCGACCGGATATGATTTAAGTACGACGTTCAAAAAACAGATGACACACTTTTGGACGGCGCATCATACACAAATTTACCGTGAATTATTGAAGATGGAAGACGATCAGCTTGTGACGAGCGTCTATATCGTCCAAGAAGACTTACCGGATAAAAAAGTCTATTCGATTACGGAAGCCGGTCAAACGGCACTTGTCGCCTGGTTGCGTGCACCAAGCGAATTCAAGCCGAAGATGAAAGATGAAAATTTGATGCGGGTGTCATTATTGCATCTCTTGCCGCCGGATGAAGCGATTCTGTATTTGGAGGAATCGAAGCGACATCATCAGTTTGCCGTCGATATGATGAAGGTCTGGCGGAAAGATCATTTAGAAAACGGGGCAACGCTCGGGGAAACCTTGACGAGTGAATACGGCTTACGCATGATGCTGAATTATCTCGACTGGTGTGACTGGGCGATGGAGGAAATAAAGAAAAGTCAGACGAATGTCTGA
- a CDS encoding type 1 glutamine amidotransferase domain-containing protein encodes MSKILIVSTSADEMNGHKTGLWFEEFAAPYNLFKEAGHDVTVVSVKGGDVPIDKASMVKEILPKFQEARRALHDTTPLADVDAASFDAVYFPGGHGAVVDFPNNPLVAGAIEAMVKKDGIVASVCHGPAAFAHVTIDGKPFVSGRQINGFTDEEEKSTGLEDKVPFLLETTLRGEGATFLTSDAGKEFAVIDGNVITGQNPASSEAVAKLVIAKLATV; translated from the coding sequence ATGTCAAAAATTTTAATCGTATCTACAAGTGCTGACGAAATGAACGGCCATAAAACCGGTTTATGGTTCGAGGAGTTTGCTGCACCATATAACCTGTTCAAAGAAGCCGGTCATGATGTCACGGTCGTTTCGGTCAAAGGCGGCGACGTTCCGATCGATAAGGCATCAATGGTGAAAGAAATCCTGCCTAAATTCCAGGAAGCACGCCGTGCCTTACACGACACGACGCCACTTGCGGATGTAGATGCTGCATCATTTGATGCTGTTTACTTCCCAGGCGGTCACGGGGCAGTCGTCGATTTCCCGAATAATCCGCTCGTCGCAGGTGCAATCGAAGCGATGGTCAAAAAAGACGGTATCGTCGCATCCGTTTGCCACGGTCCTGCTGCCTTTGCCCACGTTACGATTGATGGCAAACCATTCGTATCAGGTCGTCAAATCAACGGCTTCACGGATGAAGAAGAAAAATCAACAGGACTCGAAGACAAAGTTCCGTTCTTACTTGAAACTACATTACGCGGTGAAGGGGCAACCTTCCTGACTTCCGATGCCGGAAAAGAATTTGCTGTCATCGACGGTAACGTCATCACAGGTCAAAATCCTGCATCAAGTGAAGCTGTCGCTAAACTCGTCATTGCTAAACTCGCAACCGTCTAA
- a CDS encoding aldo/keto reductase has translation MTLGLGTMTILKRGQEEATEILRTALDEGIVHFDTADVYANGAVESLIGQTFSPEDRSRMFLASKGGNRMNDTGTGWTWDPSYDYLKKACIESLNRLETPYLDLYYVHGGTMDDDLDASIRAMKDLQEEGRIKEYGLSSLRPNVINYWLDHSDFSYLMTPYSLLDRRIEELLPRLQERNIKLVARGPLAKGLLTTESTSRLQSVDRFEQYDKEQLEHILSTLQDYPLPAMALQAIDQQADIVLPGASSVSQLQSNLHAMREPLTAEQIAHVLSLLPVHTYTEHR, from the coding sequence ATGACACTAGGTTTAGGTACGATGACGATTTTAAAACGGGGTCAAGAGGAAGCAACCGAGATACTTCGGACAGCGCTCGACGAAGGCATCGTCCACTTCGATACAGCAGATGTCTATGCCAACGGCGCAGTCGAGTCACTGATTGGACAGACTTTTTCACCGGAAGATCGCAGCCGGATGTTTTTGGCCTCAAAAGGCGGCAACCGGATGAATGATACGGGGACCGGCTGGACATGGGACCCGAGCTACGACTACCTGAAAAAAGCGTGTATTGAGAGTCTGAACCGTCTCGAAACACCGTATCTCGACCTCTATTATGTCCATGGCGGAACGATGGACGATGATTTGGACGCTTCAATTCGTGCCATGAAAGACTTGCAGGAAGAAGGACGGATCAAAGAATACGGCCTCTCGTCACTCCGTCCAAACGTCATCAACTATTGGCTTGACCATAGTGATTTCAGTTATTTGATGACACCTTATTCTCTGCTCGACCGACGGATTGAAGAGTTGTTGCCGCGACTTCAAGAGCGAAACATTAAACTCGTTGCCCGCGGACCGCTCGCCAAAGGTCTTCTGACTACAGAGAGCACGTCTCGTCTTCAATCGGTCGACCGGTTCGAACAGTACGATAAGGAACAGCTGGAACACATTTTATCGACGTTACAAGACTATCCCCTCCCGGCCATGGCACTGCAAGCCATTGATCAACAAGCTGATATCGTGCTGCCGGGTGCGTCAAGCGTGTCGCAACTGCAGTCGAATCTGCACGCGATGCGGGAACCGTTGACGGCTGAACAGATTGCGCATGTCTTATCACTTCTTCCCGTCCATACGTATACAGAACACCGGTGA
- a CDS encoding NUDIX hydrolase: MEEKTLEREVIYEGKVFNVEKHVVSLPNGNTSVRELVYHNGAVAIIAFDEKGDLLVVEQYRKAFEQLSIEIPAGKLEKGENPEECAGRELKEETGYAADELTHVFDFYGAPGFCSERVHIYEATGLTAGQRQLDPDEFLENQTLALERALELVADGTIVDAKTIMAIQHWHIRTLKSF; this comes from the coding sequence ATGGAAGAAAAAACATTAGAGCGGGAAGTTATTTATGAAGGAAAAGTCTTTAACGTCGAGAAACATGTCGTCAGTCTTCCGAACGGTAATACATCTGTCCGTGAATTGGTCTATCATAACGGCGCAGTCGCAATCATTGCGTTTGACGAAAAGGGAGATTTGTTAGTCGTCGAGCAATACCGGAAAGCGTTTGAACAATTATCGATTGAAATCCCGGCCGGAAAACTGGAAAAAGGGGAAAATCCGGAAGAGTGCGCAGGACGTGAATTGAAGGAAGAGACCGGATACGCGGCAGATGAGCTGACGCATGTGTTTGATTTTTACGGAGCACCCGGTTTTTGCAGCGAACGCGTACATATTTATGAAGCAACGGGTTTGACTGCGGGACAACGCCAACTCGATCCGGATGAATTCTTGGAGAACCAAACGTTGGCGCTTGAACGGGCACTTGAACTTGTCGCAGACGGGACGATTGTCGATGCCAAAACGATCATGGCGATTCAGCATTGGCACATTCGTACATTAAAATCATTCTAA
- a CDS encoding Fur family transcriptional regulator, protein MESRVERIKKQLSGKGYKLTPQREATVRILLEHESDHLSAENVFLLVKEKNSDIGLATVYRTLELLTELEVVDKVNFGDGVSRFDLRQEGASHSHHHLVCIECGSVEEILDDMLEEVEKEIVTRFQFKIKDHRLTFHGVCRVCQERHAREALEQSQTQTV, encoded by the coding sequence ATGGAAAGTCGTGTTGAACGCATTAAAAAACAGCTGAGCGGTAAAGGATATAAGCTGACTCCCCAACGTGAAGCGACCGTACGGATCTTACTGGAGCATGAGTCGGACCACTTAAGTGCAGAGAATGTCTTTTTATTGGTCAAAGAAAAAAACTCAGACATTGGACTTGCGACGGTCTACCGGACACTTGAATTATTAACGGAGCTTGAAGTCGTTGATAAAGTCAATTTCGGAGACGGCGTATCCCGATTTGATTTACGGCAGGAAGGTGCGAGCCATTCGCATCATCATCTCGTCTGTATCGAATGCGGATCTGTCGAGGAAATCCTAGATGATATGTTAGAAGAAGTCGAAAAAGAAATCGTCACGCGTTTCCAATTTAAAATCAAAGATCACCGCTTGACGTTCCATGGTGTATGTCGCGTTTGCCAGGAGCGGCATGCACGCGAAGCACTGGAACAATCACAAACACAAACCGTCTGA